Proteins found in one Miscanthus floridulus cultivar M001 chromosome 4, ASM1932011v1, whole genome shotgun sequence genomic segment:
- the LOC136552193 gene encoding uncharacterized protein: MRVKKRSKNRKAIKFYATCFGFREPYKVLIDGTFVHHLLTQRLLPADEALRDLLSASRTPALFTSKCINAELRRLGKSHAESFDNAQLLTTTKCEHDKVVSAVNCVMSLIGDKNPEHFFVATQDPGLREKLREIPGVPVIYGLKNSLFIEQPSVQQRKFAQLDEEKRLNMDISEYKKLLKAASEGKIAASENGSDKEQHERPISSLVKNALGVTDKSKFKRNKAKGPNPLSCKKKKPKLPTAIQNQVVTADGEAKRKRVRKRKRGKKDNKQLESAH; encoded by the exons ATGCGGGTGAAGAAGCGATCGAAGAACCGCAAAGCGATCAAGTTCTACGCCACCTGCTTCGGCTTCCGCGAGCCGTACAAGGTCCTCATCGACGGTACCTTCGTCCACCACCTCCTCACCCAGCGCCTCCTCCCAGCCGACGAGGCTCTCCGAGACCTCCTCTCGGCCTCCAGGACGCCAGCCCTCTTCACCTCCAAGTGCATCAACGCAGAGCTCAGGCGACTCGGCAAGTCACATGCCGAATCCTTCGACAACGCGCAGCTGCTCACCACAACCAA GTGTGAGCATGACAAGGTGGTCAGTGCCGTGAACTGTGTCATGTCACTGATAGGTGATAAAAATCCTGAGCATTTCTTCGTTGCCACCCAGGATCCTGGTCTTCGAGAAAAGTTACGAGAG ATTCCTGGGGTTCCTGTGATATATGGTCTGAAGAACTCCTTATTCATAGAACAACCCTCTGTGCAGCAACGCAAGTTTGCTCAATTGGATGAGGAGAAGCGTCTCAATATGGATATATCTGAATACAAGAAGTTACTGAAGGCTGCATCAGAAGGAAAGATAGCTGCCAGTGAAAATGGAAGTGACAAAGAACAACATGAGAGGCCTATCAGTTCTCTTGTAAAAAATGCTCTTGGTGTCACTGACAAAAGCAAGTTTAAAAGGAACAAAGCAAAG GGTCCTAACCCACTCTCCTGTAAGAAGAAGAAACCAAAGCTCCCCACAGCTATTCAAAACCAG GTAGTTACGGCTGATGGCGAGGCGAAGAGAAAGAGGGTTCGGAAGcggaagaggggcaaaaaagatAACAAGCAATTGGAGAGTGCGCACTAG